A window of Solanum stenotomum isolate F172 chromosome 3, ASM1918654v1, whole genome shotgun sequence contains these coding sequences:
- the LOC125857783 gene encoding premnaspirodiene oxygenase-like, producing the protein MELLFIFTSLVLFLSFILLLRKQSKIFNKKLPPGPWKLPFIGNLHQLMNGRLPHYTFRDLSRKYGPIFHLRLGEVSHVVVSSPDTVKEIMKIQDLHFSTRPQLLFGEIIMYSHSDIGTCPYGDYWRNMRKVCILELLSTKIFSYMQDMFIAGAETSSAIIIWALAEMIRDPRTMAKAQFEVRQVLKGKTIFEDTDLEELKYLKLVIKEMLRLHPPFPLLLPRECREETRIGGYTIPVKTRVLINAWAIGRDPEYWHNPESFIPERFDNNHIDFRGNHFPLVQEEECVQGSYSA; encoded by the coding sequence ATGGAGTTGCTATTCATCTTCACTTCACTTGTGTTATTCCTTTCTTTCATCCTTCTTTTAAGGAAGCAATCAAAAATCTTCAACAAAAAATTGCCTCCAGGGCCATGGAAGTTACCTTTTATTGGAAACTTGCACCAGTTAATGAATGGCCGCCTTCCACATTATACTTTCAGAGATTTATCGCGAAAATATGGCCCCATTTTTCATTTACGTCTTGGAGAAGTATCACACGTTGTTGTATCTTCACCTGATACAGtaaaagaaataatgaaaattcaAGACCTTCATTTTTCTACTAGGCCTCAATTATTGTTCGGTGAAATTATTATGTATAGTCACTCGGACATTGGAACATGTCCATATGGTGATTACTGGAGAAACATGCGCAAAGTGTGCATCCTGGAACTTCTTAGCACAAAGATTTTTAGTTACATGCAGGACATGTTCATAGCCGGAGCTGAGACGTCATCTGCAATTATCATTTGGGCATTGGCAGAGATGATAAGAGATCCAAGAACAATGGCTAAAGCACAATTTGAAGTTAGACAAGTCCTTAAGGGAAAGACAATATTTGAGGATACTGATCTTGAAGAGTTGAAGTACTTAAAATTAGTGATTAAGGAAATGTTAAGGTTGCATCCTCCATTTCCTTTATTATTGCCAAGGGAATGTAGAGAAGAAACAAGAATCGGAGGATACACAATACCTGTCAAAACCAGAGTTCTAATTAACGCATGGGCAATTGGGAGAGATCCTGAATATTGGCATAATCCTGAAAGCTTTATTCCTGAGAGATTTGACAATAATCATATTGATTTTCGAGGAAATCATTTCCCTTTGGTGCAGGAAGAAGAATGTGTCCAGGGTAGTTATTCGGCTTAA